In the genome of Urocitellus parryii isolate mUroPar1 chromosome 7, mUroPar1.hap1, whole genome shotgun sequence, the window TCCTTAATATATCCTTCACCCACTCTGAGTACCCAGAGCCATCACTGGGTATCCAATAAACCCTTATGTTTATTCCAGTATGAAGGGAAAGACTGAATGTTACCTTTTGAAGGTGGGACCTGGGTGGGCTCAGGGCAGGGAGTACTAGGCTCCCTGACTCCTTGCATGTGGATATGTGAGTGTGCAGAGGTGTGTTTCATCCAAAATCCTTGGAAGGGATAGATGTGCAGTCTCAGGCCTGGCCTTAGACAGTTTGTGACCCTCTCTGACTCCAGCCAAACCTCTGCTGTGTGTCTCTGTAGGCCCGGATGGCCGGTGAGCGAGGAGCCAGTGCAGTTCTATTTGACATCACAGAGGATCGAGCTGCCGCTGAACAGGTACCCAGGGACACTGGGATGTTCAAGAAGGGAGCTGAATGAAGTTCCCAGGGGGAGGAGAAGTCACAACAGCCCTTGTGGACACTGTTTCCGTAGCTGCAGCAGCCCCTAGGACTCACTTGGCCAGTGGTGCTCATCTGGGGCAATGATGCAGAGAAGCTCATGGAGTTTGTATATAAGAACCGGAAAGCCCATGTGAGGATTGAGCTGAAGGAGCCCCCTGCATGGGTAAGCACACAGAACCTCCATCTTTGCCATGGCACATGTTCTTACCTCTGTTTTGTCCTGTGGCAACTCCTACCCTGACCCCTAAGACTCCTGGAGCTGAAAGAAACTCTAGAAACCCTCTGGGTCTAAGTTCATCCCTCATCTGCATGCCTTTGGGCaagtttctctccctctctgggcctcatctACTGAATGAACAGGTTAGGTCCGAAGAGTTCTGAAGTTGCTTTCAACTCTGTGGTTTCATGGTGTGGAGCAGCAGAGCTTGCAGACTTAGCGCTCTGACCCATGACTCCTGGTGGGTACTTTTCCACTGGCCAGGAATCTCACCCAGCTGATCCACCTTGTAGAGGggtctctttcctccttttccctcaaaCACATGGGTTTCCACATAGCATTTCTCATAGCTGCACCTGGAAAACCCTTTCCCATGAGTGCCCTGGGCAGAGAGGGACTGCCTAATCCCACTTCTGGTTCATGCCTTCCTTATCCCTCAGATGAGAGACTCGAGGCAACCCCTGCTCTCTGTGTGTCTTCTGTACTCTACCATTTCCTCCCAAATTGATCCATTTTCTTGTGAAGTGTTATCTTTTCCCTCTCTGTTTGCCCCCCAGCCAGATTATGATGTATGGATCCTCCTGACAGTGGTGGGCACCATCTTTGTGGTCATCCTGGCTTCTGTGCTGCGCATCCGGTGCCGCCCCCGCCACAGCAGGCCGGTAAGCAGTGTGGGCTCCCTGGTGGAGGTGGGCATGGAagtaggagggagggagggggactaAAAGGAGAAAGTGAGGAAGACAGGCACCTTGATGCTCATGAAACCATCCACTGACATCTAAGTACCCTGGCATCTGCTCTGTTGAATTTCTGGCAGCTTCTCCTCAGATTGCTcatccattttttccccaaatatatttAGCAGCTATTATGTCAGACACTATCCCAGTCATTAGGAAGAGCACAGTGAGAAAACCACAAAAACTAGACCCTCAAAGAGTTTTTATTCTAGTGGGAAGAGACAGACAATAgactaaatacataaaataaataaatacataatattttagatGATAGAGAAAAAACCAAAGGGGAAGAGAATACAAAATGGAcaaggttgtttttatttttaattatttacatatttatttatttgcagttctagggattgaacccagtggtgctccaccattgagctgcatccccagttctttcttttctttcaattgttgatggacctttattttattcatttaattgtatgtggtgctgagaattgaacccagtgcctcacccatgctaggcaagtgctctaccactgagccacagccccagtaccccagttctttttattttttattttgaagcagggtctcactaggttgctaaggctggctatgaacttgtgttcctcttgcctcagtctcctgagtagctggaattccAGATGTGAGCCACCACTCTTGCCTCTGTGATAGGCAAgactaaaaaaagagaaaccaaaTGGAGGCTATTACAGGAATCCAGGTGATAGTAATGGTGGCTTAGATTAGGGAGGTAGCAGTGAAAGTGGTAAGAAATAGTTATTCTGggtatatttgatatattttgaaggcAAATCCAACAGGTTTACTAAAGGCTTAATGTGagttattggtgtgtgtgtgtgtgtgtgtgtgagagagagagagagagaagagagagagagagagagagagagagagagagagagagagagagagagagagagagagaaagtcaaaGATGGCACCAGGATTTTTGGCCTGAGCAATTAAAATAATGGGATTGCCATTTATAAGATGGAAAAGATTGAGGGAGGACAGGTGTGAGGATGGGGGTGGTTAATTAGGACTTCAGTTTGGGACATATTAAATCTGACATGTCTATTAGATATCCAAGTTACAATGTCAAGCAGTAGTTAGTTAAGAAAGTATCTATCATGGGTcatcagaggaagaaaaatttaatgaaagaaggTAGGCAGGAGCTCTGAAGGGATAAACTCCCAAGGGTGGCCAATTGACCATATAATCTAACTGGATGACTGGGAACTAAGTCCAAGCTAGTGCCCATGCAGTGGGTGAGGAAACAGAATACTTTGCCCCATTCTGAGTCCCACTCCTCTTCCTAGGACCCCCTTCAGCAGCGAACAGCCTGGGCCATCAGCCAGTTGGCCACCAGAAGGTACCGGGCCAGCTGCAGGAGGGCTCAGGCTGAGCGGCCAGACTCAGGTAGCAGCTGTAGCTCAGCCCCTATGTGTGCCATCTGCCTGGAGGAGTTCTCTGAGGGCCAGGTAAGGCGGGCCTGTGGCTCACCTGCATGACCAGGTAGGGAGGCAGATTGAAGCTAGGGTGGGAACTAGGGTGGGAGCGGACAGGCCTAGAACTGGCATCGGTGCTCTGGCTATGTCTGTGTCTTGTGTATCCTGCATGAGACAGAAGCAAGGGACTTCTCTGAGATTTGGTCACTTTCCTGGAGAAGAGCACCATTGTTTGTGGAAAGAGAACCATGCACCAGACCACAGTGGTACTTTagatgcattatctcatttaagccTCATGACAGTGAAAATTGAGGTAGATTTGTCTTTTATCCTCATTTTGTAGCAGAAAACTGTTAAGAGACTTGCCCAAAGTCATGCAGCTAAGTGGCAAAACCCAAATCCATATGAAACCAAAGACCACACCCTTTCATTCTCCTGTGAGGTCTTTTGTGATGAGGTGAATGTAGGAAAGAAAGGCCGATGGGAACTGATGGGAATCTGGGAATCGAGGGATCTCCTCCTGGTCCTGGCCCCTCCTATGATTTGGACACTTTTGTTTTCTCCAGGAGCTTCGGGTCATTTCTTGCCTCCATGAGTTCCATCGCTCCTGTGTGGACCCCTGGCTACATCAGCATCGGACTTGTCCCCTCTGCATGTTCAACATCGTAGGTAGGAGCTGGGCCAAGGACTCCCATGTGCAGGCAAACAGGTCTAGAATGTGGCTTCACTCTGGGAAAGGGTTTCTGCCATGAAGCTGATGAGGAAGATCTGTCATGGTAGTCATTTCAGTTGTTCACTGCTTAAGAGCACCTCATGGACAGGAGGGAGTACATTCAGATAGTAGATATctttattatcttaaaatttgTTTGAAGTTTATAATAACCTTTTTGATTCTAAATCTGGGTGATTTGCGTATTTACTGTTCCAATTTCAATAATGTAccctattctaaaaaaaaaatccagtatatATGACAATTTTCTAAAAgatgaaagtgaaataaatatcTTAAGGAAAGAGAACCTTTTGCTAATCCACCCAAAGGTACAATATGGGATATCAGTGGCCCTGGGGGAAAGAGTCCCAAATTACTAGTGGGAAGAGCAGGGATTGACTACATGGTAGGACTCCCAGGGCAATCAGCCTGACTGGAAGTAGCAAAGGAGCCAGGCAACGTAGGGACATCCTTGGTCCCCCAAATTCTGAGCTCACAGGCTATGCAAGCTCAAATAGGTTTGCTACAGCCACATCTTTATCATTTCAACCTTCATATGGGTTTATGGTATCAAACACCTGtgcttttggttcttttttccaGAGGGAGATTCATTTTCCCAGCCCCTTGGACCCTCTCGATCTTATCAGGAACCAGGCAGGAGACTCCACCTCATTCGCCAGCATCCTGGCCATGCCCACTATCACCTCCCTGCTGCCTACCTGTTGGGCCCTTCTCGGAATTCAGGCACTCGGCCCCCTCGACCTAGACCCTTTTTACCATCCCAGGAGCCTCGGCACCAACGTATCCCCAGAGCTGCACATCTCCGGGCTGCAGGTGAACAACAGCGTCAGGCAGTGGCTCAGCACCCCTATGCTCAGGGATGGGGGCTGAGCCACCTCCGATGCACATCTCAGCACCCCACATCTTGCCCAGCGCCTCTGCGCCGGGCTAGGCCTCATGACAGCAGCGGGTCTGGAGAAAGCTACTGTACAGAACGCAGTGGCTACCTGGCAGATGGGCCAGCCAGTGATTCCAGTTCGGGGCCCTGTCATGGCTCTTCCAgtgactcagtggtcaactgTACAGACATCAGCCTGCAAGGCATCCATGGCAGCAGCTCTACCTTCCGCAGCTCCCTGAGCAGTGACTTTGACCCCTTGGTGTACTGTAGCCCTCAAGGGGACCTACAGGGGGAAGAGATGCAATCCAGTGTGACCTCTCGGCCCCGTTCCTTGGACTCAGTAGTGCCCACTGGGGAAACCCAGGTTTCTAGCCATGTCCATTACCACCGGCACCGACACTACCACTACAAAAAGCGGTTCCAGTGGCATGGCAGGAAGTCTGGCCCAGAAACTGGAGTCCCCCAGTCCAGGCCTGCTTTTTCTCGGACACAGCCTCAGCCAGAACCACCTTTTCCTGATCAGCAAGTCACCAAATCCAACCCAGCAGCTCTTTCGGGGCAGCCCTCCAATCCACATCGGCCCAGGGCCCTCACAGAGCCAGCTTCTGACCCACCTGAAGCTGCCAGTTCCAGCCCCAGTTCCCCTGGTCTTTTAAACTTGCAGAAATCCAGTCTCACTGTTCGACATCCACAGAGAAAACGGCGGGGTGGTCCCTCAGATCCCACTCCAGCCTCTCGGCCTCAGGATTTGACTGTGCACCCGGCTTGCCAGATGTTCCCGCATTACAGCCCCAGCCTGGCATACCTTTGGCCCCCAGAGGCCCACCCGTTGGTCTTTAGACCTCCAGGCCTGGATAGGAGGTTGCTACCAGAAGTTCCAGGCCCCTGTTACTCAAGTTCACAGCCAGTGTGGTTGTGTTTGACTTCACGCCAGCCCTTAGGTCCTCACCCACCTGGGGAGGGGCCTTCCGAATGGAGTTCTGACACCCCAGAGGGCAGGCCATGCCCTCACCCACACTGCCAGGTGTCGCCAGCCCAGCCAGGTGAGTTTTCAGGGGAAGTAGATGTGGTGGGGAGAGGGGACTAAAGCTGGGATTCCAGGACAGGTGAAGTCAGTCAACAAGGGTttatggaagctgagaagtcTACAACAGAGGTGACATTCAAAATATGGAACAACTGGCATAGCATATGATGTTGTTAGAGTACCCTGACTCTGCCAAGTGCTATCCCTTTAGTTGCCAGATCATAGGGAAGCCCCAGAGGAGGTACTACTGTGGCTGAGACATGAGAAAGGCAGTTGGGATGGTTTAGGGCAGCAACTCAAACCTAAGTGTTTAATAATCTGATAATTGGTACAGCTCTACCAAAGCCACAGCTCAACATTAGCTCTACATATGAAGAAGGCCTTGGGGAGACCATGgtcttatagaaaaaaatacttacagataaccataacactaagccATATAGCTACATGAATGATGgaggaaaaaatgtagaaatcaTATAGGTGGTTCCCAGCCACCCTGGGAATCCTCAGGTTTTGGTAAAAGAATGTTACAGCTTCCCTATCAAGTACCTTTTAAATAAGACCAAACTCATTTTCTTGTGGACTCAGTGAATCCCTATGTTATAACCAGTGGTGACAATGTAAATCCTCAGCTTTAAACTGTGGATATTTATTTGCCTGAATACTCCTCTTCCCCTTTCAGGCCCTCTACCTCCCATACTTCCCCACCTTCTCCCATTGTGTATGATATAGCTCTTTGTCTATAGTCATCTCTGGAATTCTTTCACCTCAAAAGAGGAcctaaatatcctaaaatgtaaAGCCTCATAGTCTAGGAATCCTATAGGCAGAACCTGAGAGCTGctgtcattcatttattcacttcctctctccttttttccttctgatttcatgcttactatgtgccagcccCTGAGGACATGGGACTTGCCAGCCAGGGAATCCAGGTCTGTGGGAAGACAGGCATACAAATAGTTATAGTATATAGGATAAATCACTTCCATAGAGCCATGTGTGTGGTGATTCCATACTGATGGCCCCTGTCCATGTCTTAGGTCCAGCCTGAAGATCAATGCAGAAGCCCTCCCCAGGGTCATGAAGGCTGCAGCCGCATATCCAGTGTTGTGCAACACAGCTCCCCTGCTCCTCTGTCTTCTATACTGTTGCCAGGGTCATCTGCCTTACACAGAACTGTCTAGAAATCTTCAAATGTTCTGTCTACAGTAAGGAAAACTCCAACAACCTGGTTTGGCCTTCATGAATCCAACACCAACTAGCCCATCTTCCCAACCTAATTTTCcactttttcccttcccttctcttgccAACTATACTTTAGTCAAACTGGAAAATCACTTCTTACAGTTCTTGCACCCCAGAATATCCTgctgcctttccttttcctgtaaGTTTAATTCTCATCTATTCTTGTAAAACCAACTCATGTATCTTTATTTCCAGGAAGCCTTTCTGATTGCTGCACTTGGACGTGGTCTCTCCCTTTTCTCAATGCATCTCTTGTAACCCCAGTCCTGTCCTACTGGCATAATAGCCATTTGCATGCATGCCTTCTCTCCTGTAAGGGTGTCAGGTCCCTGCTTattgttttgggtcttctatttGGCAAATGGTAGCAGGCCAAATTCACAGtgaatgcttaataaatatttattgggtga includes:
- the Rnf43 gene encoding E3 ubiquitin-protein ligase RNF43; amino-acid sequence: MSGSHQLQLAALWPWLLMATLQAGFGRTGLVLATAVESERSAEQKAIIRVIPLKMDPTGKLNLTLEGVFAGVAEITPAEGKLMQSHPLYLCNASDDDNLEPGFISIVKLESPRRAPRPCLSLASKARMAGERGASAVLFDITEDRAAAEQLQQPLGLTWPVVLIWGNDAEKLMEFVYKNRKAHVRIELKEPPAWPDYDVWILLTVVGTIFVVILASVLRIRCRPRHSRPDPLQQRTAWAISQLATRRYRASCRRAQAERPDSGSSCSSAPMCAICLEEFSEGQELRVISCLHEFHRSCVDPWLHQHRTCPLCMFNIVEGDSFSQPLGPSRSYQEPGRRLHLIRQHPGHAHYHLPAAYLLGPSRNSGTRPPRPRPFLPSQEPRHQRIPRAAHLRAAGEQQRQAVAQHPYAQGWGLSHLRCTSQHPTSCPAPLRRARPHDSSGSGESYCTERSGYLADGPASDSSSGPCHGSSSDSVVNCTDISLQGIHGSSSTFRSSLSSDFDPLVYCSPQGDLQGEEMQSSVTSRPRSLDSVVPTGETQVSSHVHYHRHRHYHYKKRFQWHGRKSGPETGVPQSRPAFSRTQPQPEPPFPDQQVTKSNPAALSGQPSNPHRPRALTEPASDPPEAASSSPSSPGLLNLQKSSLTVRHPQRKRRGGPSDPTPASRPQDLTVHPACQMFPHYSPSLAYLWPPEAHPLVFRPPGLDRRLLPEVPGPCYSSSQPVWLCLTSRQPLGPHPPGEGPSEWSSDTPEGRPCPHPHCQVSPAQPGSEEELEELCEQTV